Proteins encoded within one genomic window of Halalkalibacillus sediminis:
- a CDS encoding acetamidase/formamidase family protein, with the protein MIHKLELYSLNLHGSFSNEYKPILTIDSGDTVQLTTPDIQWGYSKSNQENRTFFDSREQEEKRAHPIIGPIAIKQAKKGMVLEVRLNDLTPGWYGTNWSGGFESWQNDKLGLIDQEKVQLDWELNPETMTGSTKIGDRTFQVGLQPFMGLMGNAPAEPGVHPTPPPRNCGGNIDCKELTRGSSLFLPIEVDKALFSIGDGHAAQGDGEVSGTAIEAPMDHVDITLKVHENMHLTTPRAWTPSGWITFGFHEDLNEATAVALDEMVKWMEQLFNVEKTEATALASAAVDLRITQVVNGVKGVHAILPHGVIR; encoded by the coding sequence ATGATACATAAACTTGAACTCTACTCTCTGAATCTACATGGGAGTTTCAGTAATGAATACAAACCGATTTTGACTATAGATTCTGGAGATACTGTGCAGTTAACTACCCCTGATATCCAATGGGGGTATTCTAAATCCAATCAAGAAAATCGGACCTTTTTTGACTCTAGAGAACAAGAGGAAAAGAGAGCCCATCCGATTATAGGACCAATCGCCATCAAACAAGCTAAAAAAGGTATGGTACTTGAAGTGCGTTTGAATGACCTCACTCCAGGATGGTATGGCACGAACTGGTCAGGCGGATTTGAAAGCTGGCAAAATGATAAACTAGGGTTAATTGATCAGGAAAAAGTACAACTTGACTGGGAATTGAACCCTGAAACGATGACTGGATCAACCAAAATTGGTGACCGAACATTTCAGGTAGGGCTTCAACCTTTCATGGGATTAATGGGAAATGCTCCAGCAGAACCAGGTGTCCACCCCACCCCGCCACCTAGAAACTGTGGGGGAAATATTGACTGCAAAGAACTCACAAGAGGAAGCAGCCTCTTTTTACCAATAGAAGTGGATAAAGCCTTATTTTCTATTGGTGACGGGCACGCTGCACAAGGTGATGGTGAAGTGTCCGGGACGGCCATTGAAGCACCGATGGATCATGTTGATATCACGTTAAAGGTCCACGAAAATATGCACCTTACAACACCTAGAGCCTGGACTCCAAGTGGATGGATTACATTCGGATTCCATGAAGATTTGAATGAAGCGACAGCAGTTGCACTTGATGAAATGGTCAAGTGGATGGAACAACTATTTAATGTAGAAAAGACGGAAGCAACTGCACTCGCCAGTGCTGCAGTGGATCTACGAATCACGCAGGTTGTAAATGGCGTGAAAGGCGTACATGCAATTCTGCCTCATGGTGTGATTCGATAA